In Ascaphus truei isolate aAscTru1 chromosome 5, aAscTru1.hap1, whole genome shotgun sequence, one genomic interval encodes:
- the LOC142494435 gene encoding uncharacterized protein LOC142494435: MLLLYIVAPGGHVSPEMEQVSSPGSASSTLLEEHHGDEDDEYDEDDATEETEIQSCDHEEVPIETVVPPNRPSTSTYDAIVASEGKIVDAENRRHSDMMTVLERMIGLQEETVSQLAHLHRVFIEVPKQLQKINTSFEALVVQQTQANYWRMTNVPQFNTSQPGSVHAGQFSPQSSEIHSPGPNVTGQVADIAVQVPDDILPLPSLQIQQQTPTKEATKTKQDTHETDQPSLVQCLPTCSHVSLGTSPVREQSLPKSPVGESLPKSPVGESLPKSPVGESLPTSPVGESLATSPVGESLPTSPVGESLATSPVGESLPTSPVGESLATSPVGESLPTSPVGELSLATSPAREVPEATQSGSVVPKVGGKRKRKIQETTSRPVTRSQKEQKK, encoded by the exons atgttattgttatatatagttgcccctggaggacatgtgtcacctgagatggaacaagtgtcttcacctgggtcagccagctcaacactactagaag aacatcatggtgatgaggatgatgagtatgatgaggatgacgccacagaagagactgaaatacaatcatgtgaccatgaagaggtgccaatagaaactgttgtaccgccaaatcgtccatcaacttccacatacgatgcaattgtagcttcagagggaaaaatagtggacgcagaaaatcgtcgccattcagacatgatgacagtgctggaaaggatgattggactgcaggaagaaacagtatcacaattggcacatctccacagagtcttcattgaagtgcctaaacagttgcaaaaaatcaacacctcatttgaagcattagttgttcagcaaacacaagctaattactggagaatgactaatgtaccacaattcaacacctcccagccaggatctgttcatgcaggtcagttttcaccacaatCATCTgagattcattcaccaggcccaaatgttaccggtcaagtagcagacattgctgtgcaggttcctgatgacatcctaccgctgccatctctacaaattcagcagcagacacctacaaaggaggcgacaaaaacaaaacaagacacacatgaaacagaccaaccatcacttgtgcagtgtctaccaacttgctcacatgtgtcactgggcacaagccctgtccgtgaacagtcactacccaaaagccctgtaggtgagtcgctgcccaaaagccctgtaggtgaatcgctgcccaaaagccctgtaggtgaatcactgcccacaagccctgtaggtgagtcactggccacaagccctgtaggtgaatcactgcccacaagccctgtaggtgagtcactggccacaagccctgtaggtgaatcactgcccacaagccctgtaggtgagtcactggccacaagccctgtaggtgaatcactgcccacaagccctgtaggtgaactgtcactggccacaagccctgcccgtgaagtgccagaggccactcaaagtggctctgttgtgcctaaagttggtggcaaaagaaaaaggaaaattcaagagacaacaagcaggcctgttactcgctcgcaaaaggaacaaaaaaaataa